A window of Polaromonas hydrogenivorans contains these coding sequences:
- the pedF gene encoding cytochrome c-550 PedF, producing the protein MATCLLTGTAMAHGDVVPQSVNTTTLPQLGEKWLPANPYSEGPANKEALRIGTSAYNQNCARCHGLEAISGGIAPNLRKIDGDCMGLADAAKKMACYKETDEFFLGTVRRGRVRDGRVYMPPFEGILNQEAIWAIKTYLETRREP; encoded by the coding sequence ATGGCCACATGCCTGCTAACCGGTACGGCCATGGCGCACGGCGATGTCGTGCCCCAATCAGTCAACACCACGACCCTGCCGCAACTGGGCGAAAAGTGGCTGCCAGCCAACCCTTATAGCGAAGGGCCTGCTAACAAGGAGGCACTGCGCATTGGAACCTCGGCCTACAACCAGAATTGCGCGCGCTGCCATGGTCTTGAAGCCATATCCGGTGGCATCGCCCCCAATCTGCGAAAAATTGATGGGGATTGCATGGGTTTGGCGGATGCAGCCAAAAAAATGGCCTGTTATAAAGAAACGGATGAGTTTTTTCTGGGCACCGTTCGGCGTGGCCGGGTGCGTGACGGCCGCGTGTACATGCCGCCCTTTGAGGGTATCCTGAACCAGGAAGCCATCTGGGCGATCAAGACTTACCTGGAAACACGTCGCGAGCCCTGA
- a CDS encoding sigma-54-dependent Fis family transcriptional regulator has translation MRTVMYTPMAGRPVHSPDQEVHELDHPNLIMESHTRSKAYGIDRDDIPDFSPQSPARLAQGLDENKFLLEHAMPVMETLHEQIANTHNMVLLTASNGLVLHSLGDLDFLEKAMQVALVPGVSWSEKSKGTNAIGTALTEELPVTIHGSEHFMHANQFLTCSCAPVFDPYGQIIGALDVTGDQRNFHQHTMALVRMSVQMIENHMFADIFPTAVRIHFHTRSEFLGTLVEGIAVFSHEGRFLSANRSAQFQLGMSFNALKGHTFSSLFDIPISRLHELRGNALTKPQQFVLHNGVSVWCRIKMKPLSLWSDGQAINTAASNPFKPPEAKNYAGMAPAAETGFSPARKVQLSTLHYLNTGDPQVATVIQKLSMVRGRDIPIMILGETGTGKDLLAQAIHGDSDRAGHPFVSVNCASIPETLIESELFGYEEGAFTGAKKKGATGKIQQANGGTLFLDEIGDMPRHLQARLLRVLQDKKVSPLGAGKEVEVDVAVICATNKNLKEMIVRGEFREDLYYRLNGLVVRLPALRHRTDFEVVMQKILKSLCENGPQIGISADVMTLFHTHQWPGNFRQLHNLLRTAVVMVGCEGVIQRNHLPDDFLEEHEHVLQAVAQPSPSSAAAPENALPNVPGDTDGQRLQDVALVAMTKMLQHHKGNVSAAAKALGVSRNTVYRRKEQLPPDVWN, from the coding sequence ATGAGAACAGTGATGTATACCCCGATGGCGGGTCGCCCGGTGCACTCGCCAGACCAGGAAGTTCATGAGCTTGACCATCCCAATCTGATCATGGAATCGCATACGCGGTCTAAAGCTTATGGCATAGACCGCGACGACATACCTGATTTTTCACCCCAAAGCCCGGCCAGACTGGCCCAGGGGCTGGATGAAAACAAGTTCCTGCTGGAGCATGCCATGCCCGTCATGGAAACCCTTCATGAACAAATTGCCAACACCCACAACATGGTGCTGCTGACCGCGTCGAACGGTTTGGTGCTGCACTCGCTGGGCGACCTGGATTTCCTGGAAAAGGCGATGCAGGTGGCGTTGGTGCCAGGCGTGAGCTGGTCCGAAAAAAGCAAGGGAACCAACGCCATTGGCACGGCCTTGACAGAAGAACTGCCGGTGACCATACACGGCTCCGAGCATTTCATGCACGCCAACCAGTTTCTGACGTGTTCATGCGCCCCTGTTTTTGATCCTTACGGCCAGATCATTGGTGCACTGGATGTGACGGGGGATCAGCGAAATTTTCACCAGCACACCATGGCTTTGGTGCGCATGTCGGTTCAGATGATCGAGAACCACATGTTCGCCGACATTTTCCCGACGGCAGTTCGCATTCACTTTCACACACGCTCCGAATTTCTGGGCACCCTGGTTGAAGGCATCGCCGTTTTCTCGCACGAGGGACGCTTCCTGTCCGCCAACCGCAGCGCCCAGTTTCAGCTGGGCATGTCCTTCAATGCGCTGAAGGGTCATACTTTTTCTTCCCTGTTTGACATCCCCATCTCCAGGCTCCATGAACTGCGTGGCAATGCCCTGACCAAACCTCAGCAGTTTGTTCTGCACAACGGGGTGTCGGTCTGGTGCAGAATTAAAATGAAACCGTTGAGCCTGTGGTCGGACGGACAAGCGATCAACACGGCAGCGAGCAACCCGTTCAAACCACCAGAAGCTAAAAATTATGCAGGCATGGCCCCAGCAGCGGAAACAGGCTTCAGCCCTGCGCGCAAAGTGCAACTCTCCACTTTGCACTACCTGAACACCGGCGACCCCCAGGTAGCCACCGTCATCCAGAAACTGAGCATGGTGCGTGGCCGTGACATTCCGATCATGATCCTGGGAGAAACCGGGACTGGCAAGGACTTGCTGGCCCAGGCCATTCACGGCGATTCCGACCGGGCCGGCCACCCTTTCGTGTCAGTCAACTGCGCCTCCATTCCCGAGACGCTGATCGAATCAGAATTATTCGGCTACGAAGAAGGCGCTTTTACCGGAGCCAAGAAAAAAGGTGCCACCGGAAAAATCCAGCAAGCCAACGGCGGTACGCTTTTTCTCGATGAGATTGGCGATATGCCCAGGCACCTGCAGGCACGCTTGCTGCGCGTGCTGCAAGACAAAAAAGTCAGTCCTCTGGGCGCAGGCAAGGAGGTGGAGGTTGACGTGGCCGTGATTTGCGCCACCAACAAGAACCTGAAGGAAATGATCGTCCGGGGAGAATTTCGCGAGGATCTTTACTATCGCCTCAATGGCCTGGTGGTTCGGCTGCCCGCCTTGCGCCATCGCACCGACTTTGAAGTCGTCATGCAGAAAATCCTGAAAAGCTTGTGCGAAAACGGCCCCCAGATTGGCATTTCGGCCGATGTGATGACCCTGTTCCATACGCACCAATGGCCTGGAAACTTCAGGCAGTTGCACAACCTGTTGCGCACGGCAGTGGTCATGGTCGGCTGCGAAGGCGTGATACAGCGCAACCACTTGCCCGACGATTTTCTCGAAGAGCATGAACATGTGCTGCAAGCGGTCGCGCAACCTTCACCTTCTTCTGCTGCCGCCCCGGAAAATGCACTGCCGAACGTGCCAGGCGATACCGATGGACAGCGGCTGCAAGATGTGGCCCTGGTGGCCATGACCAAGATGCTGCAACACCACAAGGGCAATGTGTCGGCGGCGGCCAAGGCGCTGGGCGTGTCCCGCAACACGGTGTACCGCCGCAAGGAACAGCTACCGCCCGACGTCTGGAACTGA
- a CDS encoding MBL fold metallo-hydrolase: MALMLKMRWLCWVLCLWSAAQVARAATPDCTQATSVAWQAVAPGVWIWLPERIDEISPDNQGHVLPISAVVDAGEALVVDPGPSHQHGLRVRRSLACQLGARVRWVVNTHAHAESVLGNSAFADLQALGLLEIVATAGTREAMQRRCEQCLLYLTSIVGAEAMQGTHISLPNRITSEGETLAVGRIRLQVMQVRNAHTESDLLLWEPKHRVMWAGGLLYEGRIPELAQGSLNGWLHALPRLKELRPALVVGAAVSVAPDAGSLPPALEATGQYLQALRMRVLQAMDAGLDGSDTRSIQLPEFSGWAGYRQRHGFNVQRAWRELEPQWLDATGPASLSVPDVGR, encoded by the coding sequence ATGGCGCTGATGCTAAAAATGCGCTGGCTGTGCTGGGTGTTATGCCTGTGGAGCGCTGCACAAGTTGCTCGGGCAGCCACACCAGACTGCACACAAGCCACGTCTGTAGCCTGGCAGGCCGTGGCCCCAGGCGTGTGGATCTGGCTGCCTGAACGCATTGACGAAATTTCCCCGGACAACCAGGGGCATGTGCTGCCCATCAGCGCGGTAGTGGACGCAGGCGAGGCCCTGGTGGTGGACCCCGGACCCAGTCATCAGCATGGCCTGCGCGTGAGACGCTCGCTGGCCTGCCAGTTGGGTGCCCGGGTGCGCTGGGTCGTCAACACCCATGCGCATGCTGAAAGCGTGCTTGGCAATTCCGCCTTTGCTGATTTGCAGGCCCTGGGCCTGCTGGAGATCGTTGCGACCGCAGGCACCCGTGAAGCCATGCAGCGCAGGTGCGAGCAATGCCTGTTGTACCTGACCAGCATCGTCGGTGCCGAGGCCATGCAGGGCACCCATATTTCCTTGCCCAACCGCATAACGAGCGAAGGCGAGACACTGGCAGTGGGCCGAATCCGGCTGCAGGTGATGCAGGTCCGCAATGCCCATACCGAAAGCGACTTGCTGCTCTGGGAGCCGAAGCACCGTGTCATGTGGGCCGGCGGTTTGCTCTACGAAGGTCGTATTCCCGAACTCGCACAAGGCAGCCTGAACGGCTGGCTGCATGCCTTGCCACGCTTGAAGGAACTGCGTCCGGCGCTGGTCGTGGGCGCCGCAGTGTCGGTTGCGCCAGATGCCGGCTCCTTGCCACCGGCCTTAGAGGCCACTGGCCAGTATTTGCAGGCATTGCGCATGCGCGTGCTGCAGGCGATGGATGCCGGCCTGGACGGCAGCGACACCCGGTCAATTCAATTGCCGGAATTTTCCGGCTGGGCAGGCTACAGGCAGCGCCACGGCTTCAATGTCCAGCGCGCATGGCGAGAGCTGGAGCCGCAATGGCTCGATGCCACCGGCCCCGCCAGCCTCTCAGTTCCAGACGTCGGGCGGTAG
- a CDS encoding alpha/beta fold hydrolase, with protein MLKPLPPHTARLLGRSPSLDWPGPAWVSTARHSRMAYRRLGPATGEPWLVLHGGPGSGSQPDLMQAFQPGRHQVIVPDQRGAGLSCPRGRSAGNHTDQLVADLECLRLKLGIERWSLLAGSWGCVLALRYAARYPQRVTRLVLRGAFGLRLAEIRGLLHPHPIRESTVARHPDWPRGPLSGMPRVLAQLEQVLQVGAPRTATLHLIRCWGLLEQGAALHGMWRSLVHAAILRDRLLASEIRRNWAQLRRKRRQAEAGVDRPGIRPADRRGWQKFRIQSHYLRHKGFLHPGDLDRAVSMLARHGLPSDWIHGQFDAVCPPGNSRQWIGQSQGLEPGVARGHWPVAGHLAGEPAMRAALRRVVQSPR; from the coding sequence ATGCTAAAGCCCCTTCCGCCACACACGGCTCGCCTGCTGGGCCGCAGCCCTTCCCTTGACTGGCCGGGGCCTGCCTGGGTGAGCACCGCACGCCACAGTCGCATGGCCTACCGCCGGCTTGGACCGGCCACGGGCGAGCCCTGGCTGGTGCTGCATGGCGGACCGGGCAGCGGCAGCCAGCCCGACCTGATGCAGGCCTTTCAGCCGGGCAGGCATCAAGTCATCGTGCCTGATCAGCGTGGTGCCGGGCTGTCTTGCCCGCGCGGGCGTAGCGCAGGCAACCATACCGATCAACTGGTTGCCGACCTGGAATGTTTGCGCCTGAAACTGGGGATTGAACGCTGGAGTTTGCTGGCCGGCTCCTGGGGATGCGTGCTGGCGCTGCGCTATGCCGCACGCTACCCGCAACGGGTGACGCGGCTGGTCTTGCGCGGCGCTTTTGGCTTGCGCCTGGCGGAAATTCGCGGCCTCCTGCATCCCCACCCCATCAGGGAAAGTACCGTGGCACGGCATCCTGATTGGCCACGCGGCCCGCTCAGCGGCATGCCCCGCGTGCTGGCCCAATTGGAGCAGGTGTTGCAAGTTGGAGCACCCCGGACTGCAACATTGCACCTCATCCGTTGCTGGGGTCTGCTGGAGCAAGGTGCCGCCTTGCATGGCATGTGGCGAAGCCTGGTTCACGCTGCCATCTTGAGGGACCGGCTGCTGGCCTCGGAGATTCGCCGGAACTGGGCACAGCTCAGGCGCAAGCGGCGACAGGCTGAAGCCGGCGTGGATCGGCCAGGTATCCGCCCTGCAGACCGGCGTGGCTGGCAAAAATTCAGAATTCAGTCCCATTACCTGCGTCACAAGGGATTCCTGCACCCCGGCGACCTGGACCGTGCCGTCAGCATGCTCGCAAGGCACGGCCTGCCCAGCGACTGGATCCATGGTCAATTCGACGCGGTGTGCCCGCCAGGCAACAGCCGGCAGTGGATCGGGCAGTCACAAGGTCTGGAGCCTGGCGTGGCTCGCGGACATTGGCCTGTCGCCGGGCACCTGGCCGGGGAGCCCGCCATGCGCGCGGCGCTGCGACGCGTTGTACAAAGCCCGCGTTGA